The following coding sequences lie in one Candidatus Dormiibacterota bacterium genomic window:
- a CDS encoding sugar kinase: MSRPTGNVLTLGETMVLLHPSDSRPLRSSGRLDVGVAGADSNFAIAMTRLGWPAIWLSAVSEDSLGDLVVDIVGGAGVDVSRVRRDPDHRTGVFFKVRQEGQTRVLYYRNGSAASHFNPDWLEPSLFETAALLHLNGVTCALSASCAASVVRAVALAKQHDVSVSLDLNLRLQLWDLERARTTLIPLLSDIDIVLGTEEELLALSDTRALDQALTMFAARGARVIVAKRGPFGAVALAGGKRTDHPGFVPPAVVDEVGAGDGFAAGFVSALLRGAPVEEALRQGNLVGAAAVTVADDFSGYPTQSQLETWLREWPMRGPSAPPAAG; this comes from the coding sequence GTGAGCCGTCCAACCGGCAATGTCCTCACCCTGGGCGAGACCATGGTTCTGCTGCATCCATCGGATTCCAGGCCGCTGCGCTCCTCCGGCCGGCTGGACGTCGGCGTCGCAGGCGCCGACTCCAACTTCGCGATCGCCATGACCCGGCTCGGCTGGCCGGCGATCTGGCTGAGCGCGGTTTCCGAAGATTCGCTCGGCGACCTCGTCGTGGACATTGTTGGCGGCGCGGGCGTGGACGTATCCCGCGTTCGCCGTGACCCGGATCATCGGACCGGTGTCTTCTTCAAGGTCCGACAGGAGGGACAGACCCGCGTGCTCTATTACCGCAACGGCTCGGCCGCCAGCCACTTCAACCCCGATTGGCTCGAGCCGTCGCTGTTCGAAACCGCGGCCCTGCTGCACCTCAATGGGGTCACCTGCGCGCTCAGCGCGTCTTGTGCTGCGAGCGTCGTCCGCGCCGTTGCCCTCGCAAAGCAGCACGACGTCAGCGTCTCCCTGGACCTGAACCTGCGTCTTCAGCTGTGGGACCTCGAGCGTGCACGGACCACATTGATCCCTCTCTTATCAGATATCGACATCGTGCTGGGCACTGAGGAGGAGTTGCTGGCCCTTTCCGACACTCGCGCGCTCGACCAAGCACTGACCATGTTTGCCGCGCGCGGGGCGAGGGTGATCGTAGCCAAACGTGGCCCGTTTGGTGCTGTCGCTCTGGCTGGCGGGAAACGAACCGACCACCCGGGCTTTGTTCCGCCGGCCGTCGTCGACGAAGTCGGAGCCGGCGACGGATTCGCGGCCGGCTTCGTCTCCGCGCTTCTGCGCGGCGCCCCCGTTGAGGAGGCCCTGCGTCAAGGGAACCTGGTTGGGGCCGCCGCGGTGACCGTCGCCGACGATTTTTCCGGGTACCCGACGCAGTCGCAATTGGAGACCTGGCTCAGGGAGTGGCCAATGCGCGGACCATCTGCGCCGCCCGCTGCCGGATGA
- a CDS encoding bifunctional 4-hydroxy-2-oxoglutarate aldolase/2-dehydro-3-deoxy-phosphogluconate aldolase, translating to MKASSSDLPERRPRIPEEIHASRVIAIGRRLEPNSIPQVAEALVAGGVRAFEVTLDSPDAIDAIRSLAERHTDGSLLVGAGTVLDVASAAAAVQAGARFLVSPHTDLELIDWAVSRRMPFFPGAFTASEILAAWRAGASAVKLFPASAVGPAYVREMRGPLADVPLIPTGGVTLENAAAFIAAGAVAVGVGSWLTAGATRDVIRQRAAQMVRALATP from the coding sequence TTGAAAGCCTCCTCGTCTGACCTACCGGAACGCCGGCCTCGGATCCCGGAAGAGATCCATGCGTCGCGTGTCATCGCGATCGGGCGGCGACTCGAGCCCAACTCGATCCCGCAGGTGGCCGAGGCGCTGGTGGCGGGCGGCGTGCGCGCTTTCGAGGTCACCCTCGACAGTCCGGACGCCATCGATGCGATTCGTTCGCTGGCGGAGCGCCACACCGACGGATCGCTGCTGGTGGGTGCCGGGACCGTGCTCGACGTGGCGAGCGCGGCGGCCGCGGTTCAGGCCGGTGCGCGCTTCCTGGTCTCGCCACACACGGATCTGGAGCTGATCGATTGGGCCGTGAGCCGAAGGATGCCGTTCTTTCCCGGCGCCTTTACAGCATCCGAGATCCTGGCGGCGTGGCGGGCCGGGGCCTCGGCGGTGAAGTTGTTCCCGGCCTCCGCCGTGGGTCCAGCCTACGTGCGGGAGATGCGGGGGCCGCTGGCGGATGTGCCGCTGATCCCCACGGGTGGCGTGACGCTGGAGAACGCCGCCGCCTTTATTGCCGCGGGGGCCGTCGCTGTGGGAGTCGGGAGCTGGTTGACTGCCGGGGCAACGCGGGACGTCATCCGGCAGCGGGCGGCGCAGATGGTCCGCGCATTGGCCACTCCCTGA
- a CDS encoding dihydrodipicolinate synthase family protein, translated as MTVRGVCPVLAVPFLENGDIDLDGFKNMTRHVLGTGVTAVMLFGFASEFYKLTDEERTQLRQALLQETRGHDDVTAIISITDHATEVAVSKAREAVAGGASALNILPPYLLGPSRGAIIDHLAAILNAVDAPVIIQYAPALTGTNLDAPSLRGLAAAHSNLRMVKVESTPPGRLIADLAEGDPPLPALVGYAGVQLPDALRRGAVGVQPGCSFTEVYVALWRAWEAGEHDQALDLHRRMLPYISYWMQHVELIIQAEKTILARRGIVASDRCRAPGWPLDREERAMIDYFLEEFESLLV; from the coding sequence ATGACGGTTCGAGGCGTCTGCCCGGTTCTTGCCGTGCCCTTCCTGGAGAACGGCGATATCGACCTCGATGGCTTCAAGAACATGACGCGCCACGTGTTGGGGACCGGGGTCACCGCGGTGATGCTGTTTGGGTTCGCCAGCGAGTTCTACAAACTCACGGACGAGGAGCGGACTCAGCTGCGGCAGGCGTTGCTCCAGGAAACGCGTGGACACGACGACGTAACGGCAATCATTTCCATCACGGACCACGCGACCGAGGTGGCGGTCAGCAAGGCGAGGGAAGCCGTCGCCGGCGGTGCGAGCGCGCTCAACATTCTGCCGCCCTACCTGCTCGGGCCCTCGCGCGGTGCCATCATCGACCATCTCGCGGCCATCCTTAACGCTGTCGATGCGCCGGTCATCATCCAGTACGCGCCGGCGCTGACCGGGACCAACCTCGACGCCCCATCGCTGCGGGGCCTTGCGGCCGCCCATTCGAACCTTCGGATGGTCAAGGTCGAATCGACGCCTCCGGGCCGCCTTATCGCCGACCTCGCCGAGGGTGATCCGCCGCTTCCGGCCCTCGTCGGTTACGCCGGTGTCCAGCTGCCCGACGCGCTGCGCCGCGGCGCCGTCGGTGTGCAACCCGGGTGTTCCTTCACCGAGGTCTACGTTGCCCTGTGGCGCGCATGGGAGGCCGGCGAGCACGACCAGGCGCTCGATTTGCACCGGCGAATGCTCCCGTACATTTCGTATTGGATGCAGCACGTCGAACTGATTATCCAGGCGGAAAAGACGATCCTCGCGCGGCGCGGAATCGTCGCCAGCGACCGATGCCGGGCGCCGGGCTGGCCGCTGGACCGCGAGGAGAGAGCCATGATCGACTATTTCCTGGAGGAGTTTGAAAGCCTCCTCGTCTGA
- a CDS encoding FCD domain-containing protein: protein MGLHRQVVEDLGRRIGNGDLRPGDVVEIPELEGRYGASRTAVREALKVLTEKGLLEARPHFGTYVRPRTEWNVLDADVLVWQGDPATNLPLLRRLDEVRRIVEPQGARLAAERRLPADLRAMKKALQELERAKQAADVAAADLHFHRAVLAATHNELLERLGVVLQPALRLRDLVAFPWEHTDPASIELHRAVLVAVEGQRPKRAEQRMRDLLRKAARDAERAARRRSARPRSPAGGGEAW from the coding sequence ATGGGTCTGCACAGGCAGGTGGTCGAAGACCTTGGCCGCCGAATCGGAAACGGCGATCTGCGGCCCGGTGACGTCGTGGAAATTCCTGAGCTCGAGGGCCGGTACGGGGCGAGCCGGACCGCGGTTCGCGAGGCGTTAAAGGTTTTGACCGAAAAGGGGCTCCTCGAGGCCCGGCCGCATTTTGGAACCTACGTGCGGCCCCGGACCGAGTGGAATGTCCTGGATGCCGATGTCCTCGTGTGGCAGGGTGATCCAGCAACCAATCTTCCGCTGCTGCGACGCCTGGACGAAGTGCGGCGCATTGTCGAACCGCAAGGGGCGCGGCTCGCGGCCGAGAGGCGGTTACCGGCAGACCTGCGGGCCATGAAAAAGGCGTTGCAAGAGCTGGAGCGTGCCAAACAAGCGGCGGACGTGGCTGCCGCGGATCTCCACTTTCACCGAGCCGTGCTCGCGGCCACCCACAACGAGCTGCTCGAGCGCCTCGGGGTTGTCCTGCAGCCCGCCCTGCGGTTGCGTGACCTGGTCGCCTTCCCGTGGGAGCATACGGATCCAGCGTCAATTGAGCTCCACCGCGCGGTGTTGGTGGCCGTCGAAGGGCAACGGCCGAAACGGGCGGAGCAGCGCATGCGCGACCTGCTCCGCAAAGCCGCGCGAGACGCAGAGCGCGCTGCCCGCCGTCGTTCGGCTCGACCGCGTTCGCCGGCTGGCGGGGGCGAGGCTTGGTGA
- a CDS encoding SDR family oxidoreductase, whose amino-acid sequence MIRFTGRVALVTGAASGIGAATARRFAEEGASVILADINEAAAERVASELRDGGRDASAIRCDVSSADDWRALAARVRERHGRLDVIHNNAYVPVELAPAHLLDERSWERQLAVDLSSVYLSVRTFLSDLRAVRGNIVNSSSVQALLGFHSHPAYAAAKGGIIALTRQLAVEYGPEVRVNAVLPGPIVTGAWDSASAADLERAAAGTAAGRMGRPEEVAAAVVFLASDDASYVTGATLLVDGGYTVKKD is encoded by the coding sequence ATGATCCGTTTTACAGGACGGGTCGCCTTGGTCACGGGGGCGGCATCGGGGATTGGGGCCGCCACGGCCCGGCGGTTTGCCGAGGAAGGGGCGTCGGTCATCCTGGCCGATATCAATGAGGCCGCGGCCGAGCGGGTCGCGTCCGAGCTCCGAGACGGCGGCCGTGACGCGTCCGCCATCCGGTGTGACGTCTCCAGCGCCGACGACTGGCGCGCACTGGCAGCCAGGGTGCGGGAGCGCCACGGACGGCTCGATGTCATTCACAACAATGCATACGTGCCGGTCGAGCTCGCACCCGCGCACCTTCTCGACGAGCGTTCCTGGGAACGGCAGCTCGCAGTCGACCTCAGCAGCGTGTACCTCTCGGTGCGAACGTTCCTGTCGGATCTGCGAGCCGTGCGGGGCAACATCGTCAACTCCTCGTCGGTCCAGGCCCTGTTGGGCTTCCATTCCCACCCGGCCTACGCCGCGGCGAAGGGGGGCATCATCGCGTTGACCCGACAACTTGCCGTTGAGTACGGTCCGGAGGTCCGTGTCAACGCCGTCCTTCCCGGCCCTATTGTGACGGGCGCCTGGGATTCCGCGAGCGCCGCGGACCTGGAGCGCGCCGCGGCCGGTACGGCCGCCGGACGGATGGGCCGCCCGGAGGAAGTGGCGGCCGCCGTCGTCTTTCTGGCCTCGGATGATGCGTCCTACGTCACGGGTGCGACCCTCCTCGTCGATGGCGGCTACACGGTCAAGAAAGACTGA
- a CDS encoding glycoside hydrolase family 88 protein, protein MMLTETLRRVADQLILLPYKTWSFGDSIGFEGMVAASNALSDDRWLRFAHGFVRAWATRAEPYVRLDCTAPGLAMLQIYRVTEDSLVKDGALGLADYLVTRPRIGGVFATWEHSPLQHPYGPDTLSSAERALIANPPAGVFVDCLHFDPPFLVALGAVTGDQGWVDEGARQAMGYVRLLQTESGLFDHFVLEGSDRTYGPGWGRGQGWALLGLLDVLDELPPGHACRPELADSALRLIGAMIRLQRDDGHWDVVVGDAASGDETSTAAFMAAGFFRAARTGVAGNAARVAADRALQAALTSTDEHGILNGVSAAVNACTLPSHYAHAPRGFNVPWGEGPLALALAERLGHEAPEAE, encoded by the coding sequence ATGATGCTGACCGAGACGTTGCGGCGCGTGGCGGACCAATTGATCCTGCTCCCGTATAAGACCTGGAGCTTTGGGGACTCGATCGGATTCGAAGGCATGGTGGCCGCCTCCAACGCACTCTCGGACGATCGGTGGCTGCGGTTCGCACACGGCTTTGTGCGTGCCTGGGCGACGCGCGCAGAGCCCTACGTGCGCCTCGACTGCACCGCACCAGGCCTCGCGATGCTCCAGATTTACCGGGTCACCGAAGACTCACTCGTGAAGGATGGGGCCCTCGGGCTGGCGGATTACCTTGTGACACGACCCCGAATCGGGGGCGTCTTTGCCACGTGGGAGCACTCGCCATTGCAGCACCCCTATGGGCCAGACACCCTCAGTTCGGCGGAGCGGGCATTGATCGCCAACCCGCCTGCCGGCGTCTTCGTGGACTGCCTCCACTTCGACCCGCCCTTTCTGGTCGCGCTGGGCGCGGTGACCGGCGACCAAGGATGGGTCGATGAGGGGGCGCGACAAGCAATGGGCTACGTCCGCCTGCTGCAGACCGAAAGTGGTCTATTCGATCACTTCGTGCTGGAGGGATCCGACCGCACCTACGGTCCCGGATGGGGACGAGGCCAGGGCTGGGCGTTGCTGGGTCTGCTCGATGTCCTCGACGAGCTTCCCCCGGGGCATGCCTGCCGTCCTGAGCTTGCGGATTCGGCGTTGCGGTTGATCGGCGCCATGATCCGGTTGCAGCGCGACGACGGCCACTGGGATGTGGTCGTCGGCGACGCCGCCTCCGGCGATGAGACCTCGACGGCCGCGTTCATGGCCGCCGGCTTCTTCCGAGCGGCACGTACCGGCGTCGCCGGCAATGCGGCGCGCGTCGCGGCCGACCGCGCGTTGCAAGCCGCCCTCACGTCCACGGACGAGCACGGCATCCTGAACGGCGTCTCCGCCGCGGTCAACGCCTGCACTCTGCCATCCCACTACGCCCACGCGCCCCGGGGCTTCAACGTCCCATGGGGAGAGGGTCCGCTGGCGCTGGCCCTTGCCGAGCGACTCGGGCACGAGGCTCCCGAGGCCGAATGA
- a CDS encoding MBL fold metallo-hydrolase, producing MDTALGTRVSSLYVFAGREHSLLFDVGVDGTAQKDLVPYLSTVGLDPQHIRWAVMSHADVDHFGGLASLREMNPDAICVAHRLDAELISDYATYEARRAREFRRPWGLDESPEALAWTRSVTREGPLDLVATGGERVSLGDGWELEILHVPGHTYGHLAIYDPRSRALVVADAVLGDMVPHADGRAAFPPTYRYVDSYLASISRCEALRPTVLLTAHYPTMPSEAASDFLARSRMFVEKVDEVVLDELDAAGARGLSLRELVVRANPRLGSWPSEGTEVALAFPVVGHLERQLALGRISAWQAEDGYRIRSLR from the coding sequence GTGGACACCGCGCTCGGCACGCGGGTGTCCAGCCTGTATGTATTCGCCGGCCGCGAGCACTCGCTCCTTTTCGACGTGGGCGTGGACGGCACCGCCCAGAAGGATCTCGTGCCGTACTTGTCGACAGTGGGTCTGGACCCTCAGCACATCCGGTGGGCCGTCATGTCTCACGCCGATGTCGATCACTTCGGAGGTCTCGCGTCCCTGCGGGAGATGAACCCCGATGCGATCTGCGTCGCTCATCGGCTTGACGCCGAGCTGATCAGCGACTATGCGACCTACGAGGCGCGACGGGCCAGGGAATTTCGCCGGCCGTGGGGCCTCGATGAGTCGCCGGAGGCGCTGGCGTGGACGCGGTCGGTCACTCGCGAAGGCCCCCTGGACCTGGTGGCGACGGGTGGAGAGCGCGTCAGCCTCGGCGACGGTTGGGAGCTGGAGATCTTGCACGTGCCTGGGCACACCTATGGTCACCTCGCGATCTACGACCCGCGGAGCCGAGCCCTGGTCGTGGCCGACGCGGTGCTCGGAGACATGGTGCCGCATGCGGACGGACGGGCCGCCTTTCCGCCGACCTATCGGTATGTCGATAGTTACCTGGCGAGCATCAGCCGCTGCGAAGCGTTGCGGCCTACGGTGCTGCTGACGGCGCACTACCCGACGATGCCGTCCGAAGCAGCCAGCGACTTCCTGGCCCGCAGCCGGATGTTCGTGGAGAAGGTGGACGAGGTCGTCCTGGACGAGCTCGATGCGGCGGGCGCCCGCGGCCTGAGCCTGCGCGAACTCGTGGTTCGAGCCAATCCAAGACTCGGATCGTGGCCGTCCGAAGGTACCGAGGTCGCGCTGGCCTTCCCGGTGGTGGGCCACCTCGAACGCCAGTTGGCGCTCGGCCGGATCAGCGCCTGGCAGGCCGAGGACGGCTACCGCATTCGGAGCCTCCGATGA
- a CDS encoding enoyl-CoA hydratase/isomerase family protein, with protein MTANDGQVKLERNGFVGVVTIDRPAKLNAMTVAMDREMNAITYEVNNDDAIRAVLLNGAGERAFSAGSDITDLDGYGSNWQYRNRFDAGTDYAHAVWRMRKPVVVAINGYAIGGGLEMACASDIRLATPESSFGAGEIRWGWHGGSGQTQFLTRAIGPGHALRLLLTGDRIDGREAHRIGLVQELLPKEGLMERALELTRTIASRPPIAVQSAKNLVRVAQSASVEVGLAYENDMFSYLMLTGDAAEGRRAFVEKREPQFKGE; from the coding sequence ATGACGGCGAACGACGGACAGGTCAAGCTTGAACGGAACGGATTTGTCGGCGTCGTCACGATCGATCGGCCCGCGAAGCTCAACGCGATGACGGTGGCGATGGATCGCGAGATGAACGCGATCACCTACGAGGTCAACAACGATGATGCGATCCGCGCGGTGCTGCTCAACGGTGCGGGTGAGCGCGCCTTTTCCGCCGGTAGCGACATCACCGATCTGGACGGCTACGGATCGAATTGGCAGTACCGCAACCGGTTCGACGCCGGTACCGACTACGCCCACGCCGTGTGGCGAATGCGCAAACCGGTCGTCGTGGCCATCAATGGCTACGCCATCGGAGGCGGCCTGGAGATGGCGTGCGCGTCAGACATTCGGCTGGCCACGCCGGAGTCAAGCTTTGGCGCCGGCGAGATCCGCTGGGGTTGGCACGGAGGATCCGGACAGACCCAATTTCTCACCCGCGCGATCGGCCCCGGCCATGCCCTGCGCCTGCTGTTGACCGGTGATCGCATCGATGGCCGCGAGGCCCATCGGATTGGCCTCGTGCAGGAGCTGCTGCCCAAGGAGGGACTGATGGAGCGTGCCCTCGAGCTCACGCGGACCATCGCGTCTCGGCCACCGATCGCGGTCCAGTCCGCGAAGAACCTGGTCCGTGTCGCGCAGAGCGCCTCGGTCGAGGTCGGTCTTGCGTACGAGAACGACATGTTCTCGTACTTGATGCTGACCGGGGATGCGGCCGAAGGGCGGCGTGCATTCGTGGAGAAGCGCGAGCCACAGTTCAAAGGGGAGTAG
- a CDS encoding CaiB/BaiF CoA-transferase family protein codes for MTQADDSPGQLGTRGALDGITVLDCTQMLAGPLAGLRLGDLGADVLKIEAPGSGEFNRTHGFEDITAAGEMTTFLALNRNKRSVVINLKKPDGLAVMHDLVRQADVLIQNFRVGTADRIGIGYEQLHEINPRLIYCAITGYGSQGPYRNRAGQDLVLQGYSGSMWSVGKVGDPPLPSALWAADVMSGYQAVVGVLAALNARNATGGGQYVEVDMLSSVLDAQLQELVTYLNSGRQPTRMQEPSAHALIPAPYGVYQTRDGWLTMAMCYLPDLGEALDDDWLKTLVRYNDGAIHRNEIYARIRPRFSERTTAEWLEILERCGVWAGPVYDYAQLERDPHVVATGTFTDQAQGGGVMVRTLRPPLTMSATPLAIRRGAPPLGAHTAEVLTEKLGYDRSRVARLIASGAVGAARSSGSPEEVA; via the coding sequence ATGACGCAAGCCGACGATAGCCCCGGCCAACTGGGAACCAGGGGTGCCCTCGATGGCATCACCGTCCTTGATTGCACCCAGATGCTGGCGGGACCCCTCGCCGGCCTACGCCTCGGTGACCTCGGCGCCGACGTGTTGAAGATCGAGGCGCCCGGGTCGGGTGAGTTCAACCGGACCCATGGTTTCGAGGACATCACCGCGGCGGGGGAGATGACGACCTTTCTGGCGCTCAACCGCAACAAGCGCAGCGTCGTCATCAATCTCAAGAAGCCGGATGGGCTGGCCGTGATGCACGACCTGGTTCGGCAGGCGGACGTGCTGATCCAGAACTTCCGGGTCGGGACCGCGGATCGCATCGGGATCGGGTACGAGCAACTCCATGAGATCAACCCCAGGCTCATCTACTGCGCCATCACCGGCTACGGGTCGCAGGGCCCCTATCGCAACCGGGCAGGGCAGGACCTGGTCCTCCAGGGTTACAGCGGCTCGATGTGGTCGGTGGGCAAGGTCGGCGATCCGCCGCTGCCCAGCGCCTTGTGGGCGGCTGATGTCATGAGCGGCTACCAGGCGGTGGTCGGCGTTCTGGCGGCGTTGAATGCTCGCAATGCCACGGGTGGCGGCCAGTACGTGGAGGTCGACATGCTCTCGTCGGTGCTGGACGCGCAACTGCAGGAGCTCGTGACGTACCTCAACTCCGGACGGCAGCCCACCCGAATGCAGGAGCCGAGCGCTCACGCGTTGATCCCCGCTCCCTACGGGGTCTACCAGACCCGCGATGGCTGGCTGACCATGGCCATGTGCTATCTGCCCGACCTCGGCGAAGCCCTCGACGACGACTGGCTCAAAACCCTGGTCCGCTACAACGACGGGGCCATTCATCGCAATGAGATCTACGCTCGCATTCGGCCACGTTTTTCCGAGCGCACCACGGCGGAGTGGTTGGAGATTTTGGAGAGGTGCGGCGTGTGGGCCGGCCCGGTCTACGACTATGCCCAGCTGGAGCGAGACCCGCATGTGGTCGCCACCGGGACGTTCACGGATCAGGCGCAGGGCGGTGGTGTCATGGTCCGAACCCTTCGGCCCCCGCTGACCATGTCCGCGACCCCACTCGCGATTCGGCGAGGTGCGCCTCCGCTTGGGGCTCACACGGCCGAAGTCCTTACCGAGAAGCTCGGCTACGATCGCAGCCGGGTTGCCCGGTTGATAGCCAGCGGCGCAGTTGGCGCGGCCCGTTCATCGGGCTCGCCTGAGGAGGTGGCATGA
- a CDS encoding substrate-binding domain-containing protein codes for MKHSTLGSLQKMGALTALSVIATLVMTSCGSSTAGGSSAKPLFVGINKSADQQYFIDQQQAFKAEIEKKGGQAKLYNAKLDANTGISEVNDAISAGAKGIAITVPDQTIGPAVSKAAADAKVALVATDDAIKDSSGNPIPFVGFSGTDMGGKVGDEAAKLLTAAGWLTSGKKVGVLSVEVQTLSVCNDRTTAEKAKVQAAGVASSSIYPVPYTGETAAAQTAAGPIITAHPNVTNWIVFACNDEGVLGTLNALTTAGAKPDNIIAVGLGAYEACKPWAANQPSGFKAALYISGKDVGIAAADALWNKVQNNVPLPASTIAKTTIVHSNDYAQLFPCTK; via the coding sequence GTGAAGCACTCGACTCTGGGGAGCTTACAAAAGATGGGCGCCTTGACCGCCCTTAGTGTGATCGCCACACTCGTCATGACATCCTGCGGCTCGAGCACCGCGGGCGGTAGCTCTGCCAAACCGCTTTTCGTCGGCATTAACAAGAGCGCCGATCAGCAGTACTTCATCGACCAGCAGCAGGCGTTCAAGGCGGAAATCGAGAAGAAGGGCGGCCAGGCCAAGCTCTACAATGCCAAGCTCGACGCCAACACCGGCATAAGCGAGGTCAATGACGCGATCTCGGCAGGCGCCAAAGGTATCGCGATTACCGTCCCCGACCAGACCATCGGGCCGGCCGTCTCCAAAGCCGCGGCGGACGCTAAGGTCGCGCTGGTCGCCACGGACGACGCGATCAAGGACTCCTCGGGCAACCCCATTCCCTTCGTCGGCTTCAGTGGCACCGACATGGGCGGCAAGGTCGGCGACGAAGCCGCCAAACTGCTGACCGCCGCCGGCTGGCTCACCTCCGGCAAGAAGGTTGGCGTGCTCTCCGTCGAGGTGCAGACCCTCTCCGTGTGCAACGACCGCACCACCGCCGAGAAGGCGAAGGTTCAGGCGGCAGGGGTCGCGTCCTCCAGCATCTATCCGGTCCCCTACACTGGGGAGACGGCCGCCGCACAAACCGCGGCCGGGCCGATCATCACCGCGCATCCCAACGTCACCAACTGGATCGTCTTCGCCTGCAACGACGAAGGGGTCCTGGGCACGCTGAACGCCCTCACAACCGCTGGGGCCAAACCCGACAACATTATCGCCGTCGGTCTCGGCGCCTACGAGGCCTGCAAGCCATGGGCTGCCAATCAGCCCTCTGGTTTCAAGGCGGCCCTCTACATCTCCGGCAAGGACGTGGGCATTGCGGCCGCCGACGCGCTCTGGAATAAGGTCCAGAACAACGTGCCGCTGCCGGCCTCGACCATCGCCAAGACGACCATCGTCCACTCCAACGATTACGCGCAGCTGTTCCCGTGCACTAAATAG
- a CDS encoding sugar ABC transporter ATP-binding protein: MPSAPADAPGLEIRGVSKAFPNVQALRDISLEVRPGEILALLGENGAGKSTLLKIINGDYQPDTGSLSLGGQAVKFTNPLDAHRAGVRVVYQEPEIVPGVAVAENIFLGELPHRGPFIDFRGLEERVRADLDRYGFTKVLPMNLMGDMLSSAQRQLIEIMRALKSNVRVLALDEPTSSLTDEEVDRLFTLVRRLRADGLAIIYVSHRIKEILRLADTVAILRDGQLVAVKPASGLSESEIVKLMVGRDLSAVFQRRRAATDRVVLKVEHVHSNWHRDVSFEVRAGEVVGFAGLVGAGRTELAKVVFGELGRDRGTVFVDGRRTSIRHPDDGVRAGMGLAPEDRKREGLVMMRSVLENASLAILRRLSRFHFMRRRLERQNASEYVARLNIRTPSLDQEVGKLSGGNQQKVVLARWLAAKPKVLILDEPTRGIDVGAKAEIYRLVDELANQGLGVIFISSELPEILGLSDRIYVMQNGRIAGELPGQGATEEAVLGLAMAEHLSQSVEAQKRLASDEPA; this comes from the coding sequence ATGCCAAGCGCTCCCGCTGACGCCCCCGGACTCGAGATCCGGGGCGTCAGCAAGGCGTTCCCAAACGTTCAGGCGCTTCGCGACATCTCGCTCGAGGTGCGACCCGGTGAGATCCTCGCCCTGCTGGGCGAGAATGGCGCCGGCAAGTCGACACTGCTGAAGATCATCAACGGCGACTATCAGCCGGACACCGGAAGCCTCAGCCTCGGCGGTCAGGCCGTGAAATTCACGAATCCGCTGGATGCCCATCGCGCAGGTGTTCGGGTCGTCTACCAGGAGCCAGAGATCGTCCCCGGCGTCGCGGTGGCCGAAAACATCTTCCTGGGCGAGCTGCCACACCGTGGGCCCTTCATCGACTTCCGAGGGCTGGAGGAGCGCGTTCGGGCGGATCTCGACCGCTACGGTTTCACCAAGGTCCTGCCGATGAACTTGATGGGCGACATGCTGTCATCCGCCCAACGCCAGCTGATTGAGATCATGCGGGCACTGAAGTCCAACGTCCGAGTTCTTGCGCTCGACGAACCAACGTCGTCTCTGACCGACGAAGAAGTCGACCGCCTGTTTACCCTGGTTCGCCGGCTCCGCGCTGACGGTCTCGCGATCATCTATGTGTCGCATCGAATCAAGGAGATCCTGCGCCTGGCGGACACCGTAGCGATCCTTCGCGACGGTCAGCTGGTGGCCGTCAAACCGGCGTCCGGATTGTCTGAATCTGAGATTGTGAAGCTGATGGTTGGTCGCGATCTCAGCGCCGTCTTCCAACGGCGGCGAGCCGCAACGGATCGCGTGGTCCTCAAGGTCGAGCACGTCCACAGCAACTGGCATCGGGATGTGAGCTTCGAGGTCCGCGCGGGCGAGGTCGTGGGGTTCGCGGGGCTGGTCGGAGCCGGCCGCACCGAGCTGGCGAAAGTGGTCTTCGGCGAGCTGGGACGTGACCGCGGCACGGTGTTCGTCGACGGGCGGCGCACCTCGATCCGCCATCCCGACGACGGCGTACGTGCCGGGATGGGCCTGGCCCCCGAGGACCGGAAGCGGGAAGGTCTCGTCATGATGCGAAGCGTCCTGGAGAATGCCTCGCTCGCCATTCTTCGTCGGCTGTCCCGATTTCACTTTATGCGGCGCCGGCTGGAACGCCAGAATGCCAGCGAGTATGTCGCGCGGCTGAACATTCGGACGCCATCACTCGACCAGGAAGTGGGCAAGTTGTCCGGGGGCAACCAGCAGAAGGTTGTGCTGGCACGCTGGCTGGCCGCCAAGCCCAAGGTGTTGATCCTGGATGAGCCGACGCGCGGTATCGATGTCGGCGCCAAAGCCGAGATCTACCGGCTGGTCGACGAGCTTGCCAACCAGGGGCTCGGGGTCATCTTCATCTCCTCCGAACTGCCCGAGATCCTGGGGCTTTCTGATCGAATCTACGTCATGCAGAACGGTCGGATTGCCGGGGAGTTGCCCGGCCAAGGCGCCACCGAAGAGGCGGTACTGGGGCTTGCTATGGCCGAGCACCTTTCTCAGAGCGTCGAAGCCCAGAAGCGGCTGGCATCCGACGAACCAGCATGA